In Solea senegalensis isolate Sse05_10M linkage group LG6, IFAPA_SoseM_1, whole genome shotgun sequence, one genomic interval encodes:
- the zc3h12b gene encoding probable ribonuclease ZC3H12B: protein MTAWSLLEKLKMEKHSCREENIDSSEAQHATDESEDGSSSESESEERQHQRLQVNSSSCKKREAGAVTKPHRQLCRSPCLDRPSFSQSSTAVDFREDESSVGPGIKAVSDREYQAKMEFALKLGYSGEQVETVLNKLGAAALINDVLAELVRLGNKVEPEVQPCSSTATLISRSLCVKEIVSPEVSVEEESVDTYDNLRPIVIDGSNVAMSHGNKEVFSCRGIQLAVEWFREKGHKDITVFVPAWRKEQSRPDALITDQEILRKLEKEKILVFTPSRRVQGRRVVCYDDRFIVKLAYDSDGIIVSNDNYRDLQNEKPEWKKFIEERLLMYSFVNDKFMPPDDPLGRHGPSLENFLRKRPVVPEHKKQPCPYGKKCTYGHKCKYYHPERVNQPQRSVADELRAFAKLSAVKTMSEGALVKCGTSPAAAKGDSSSEAKRVAPKRQSDPSIRSVACEPSEALSVIRKSETNSVPSLVSALSVPTMQPPKSHAAGALNTRSASSPVPGSLQFAHSSLEHMSSVQYPPILVTNSHGASVTYSDQFPKYDSVSDHGYYSLHSDFSNMSMSSMHNVDSFCSMEHEHGMYQRNLSHCPESCLSHSNSDSFSSYVDLYPSSVDSSLEESMKGQQQSPAQGRMHTFSHGFRHEALTRVQSYGPEEPKQGPRKQSGSHLAPHIQHVAVGARSSCPGDYPLTQTALPPLSSQPTRSLGMTRMDSISDSRLYESNPMRQRRPPLCREQHASWDPLPCGNESYGYHSYPLSNSLMPCCERVMVRSMPDKMEQIWNSPWETLSAAEHQDRYVIPEHQYQTYRNLCNIFPAYIVHSVMEKNPHLTDPQQLAAVIVTKLRSCH, encoded by the exons ATGACAGCATGGTCCTTGTTGGAGAAGctcaaaatggaaaaacactCATGTAGGGAGGAGAACATTGACTCTAGCGAGGCGCAGCATGCCACTGACGAATCTGAGGATGGAAGCAGCTCCGAAAGCGAGTCGGAAGAGCGACAACACCAGAGGCTTCaggtgaacagcagcagctgtaaaaAGCGGGAGGCTGGGGCTGTCACTAAACCACACCGTCAGCTTTGTCGCTCTCCGTGCTTGGACCGGCCCAGTTTTTCCCAGAGTAGTACCGCGGTAGATTTCCGTGAGGATGAGAGCAGTGTGGGACCAGGGATCAAGGCTGTCAGTGACAGGGAATACCAGGCCAAGATGGAGTTTGCTTTGAAGTTGGGCTATTCTGGAGAGCAGGTGGAGACTGTGCTCAACAAGCTGGGAGCTGCTGCTTTAATTAATGATGTTCTCGCAGAGTTGGTAAGGCTTGGAAATAAAGTGGAACCTGAAGTTCAACCTTGCAGCAGTACAGCCACACTGATATCACGGTCCCTCTGTGTGAAGGAGATAGTTAGTCCAGAAGTGTCAGTGGAAGAGGAATCTGTGGATACCTATGATAACCTCAGGCCTATTGTCATTGATGGCTCAAATGTGGCAATGAG CCATGGAAACAAAGAAGTGTTCTCTTGCCGTGGTATCCAACTTGCTGTTGAGTGGTTTCGGGAGAAAGGACACAAAgacatcactgtgtttgtcccaGCCTGGAGAAAAGAACAGTCAAGACCTGATGCCCTCATCACAG ATCAAGAAATATTACGCAAGCTGGAAAAAGAGAAGATTCTGGTTTTCACCCCTTCTCGGAGAGTTCAGGGCAGAAGGGTGGTGTGCTATGATGATCGCTTCATAGTGAAGCTGGCTTATGATTCTGATGGAATTATTGTGTCAAATGACAACTACAGAGACCTGCAAAACGAGAAGCCCGAGTGGAAGAAGTTTATAGAAGAGCGCCTCCTAATGTACTCCTTTGTCAATGACAA gTTTATGCCACCTGACGATCCTCTGGGAAGACATGGTCCAAGCCTGGAAAATTTCCTCCGCAAACGCCCTGTTGTTCCAGAGCACAAAAAACAACCCTGCCCCTATG ggaaaaagtgcACATATGGACACAAGTGCAAGTACTATCATCCCGAGCGTGTGAACCAGCCACAGCGCTCAGTGGCCGATGAACTACGAGCCTTTGCCAAATTGTCTGCAGTGAAGACGATGAGCGAGGGGGCTTTGGTGAAATGCGGCACTAGTCCAGCAGCTGCAAAGGGGGACAGCAGCTCGGAGGCCAAACGCGTGGCACCCAAACGTCAGTCTGACCCCAGTATTCGCTCAGTGGCCTGTGAACCTTCAGAGGCACTGTCTGTCATTAGGAAGTCTGAGACAAATTCAGTGCCTTCCCTCGTCTCTGCTCTCAGTGTGCCCACCATGCAGCCTCCTAAGAGCCATGCAGCTGGGGCCTTGAACACACGATCAGCCAGCAGTCCAGTGCCAGGGTCTCTACAGTTTGCTCACAGTTCTCTGGAGCACATGTCCAGTGTGCAGTACCCTCCCATTTTAGTTACTAACAGTCATGGCGCCTCTGTTACATACAGTGACCAGTTCCCAAAATACGACTCGGTTAGTGACCATGGATATTACTCACTGCACAGTGATTTTTCGAACATGAGCATGAGCAGCATGCATAATGTTGATAGTTTCTGTAGCATGGAGCATGAGCATGGTATGTATCAGAGAAATCTCAGCCACTGCCCTGAATCCTGTCTGAGCCATTCAAACAGCGACTCCTTCTCCTCTTACGTGGACCTGTACCCAAGCTCTGTGGACAGCAGCCTGGAGGAGAGCATGAAGGGACAGCAGCAGTCTCCTGCTCAGGGCAGAATGCACACTTTCTCCCATGGGTTTCGCCATGAAGCGCTGACCAGGGTACAGAGTTATGGACCAGAGGAACCCAAGCAGGGCCCCCGTAAGCAGTCTGGGTCTCATCTAGCACCACATATCCAACACGTTGCTGTGGGAGCCAGATCTAGCTGTCCTGGAGACTATCCCCTAACTCAGACTGCCCTGCCACCTCTGTCCTCACAGCCCACACGCTCACTTGGTATGACCCGTATGGACAGTATATCAGACTCACGACTATATGAGAGCAACCCAATGAGACAAAGACGACCTCCACTGTGTCGTGAGCAGCATGCAAGCTGGGACCCTCTGCCTTGTGGTAATGAGTCCTATGGCTATCATTCATATCCACTGAGTAACAGCCTGATGCCATGTTGTGAGCGAGTGATGGTCCGCAGCATGCCTGACAAAATGGAACAAATCTGGAACTCGCCATGGGAGACCCTGTCTGCAGCTGAACACCAAGACCGGTATGTTATCCCAGAGCACCAGTATCAAACATATCGGAACCTCTGTAACATCTTTCCCGCTTACATAGTGCACTCGGTCATGGAGAAGAATCCTCATTTGACAGACCCACAGCAACTCGCTGCCGTTATTGTTACAAAACTAAGGTCGTGCCACTGA